One segment of Theobroma cacao cultivar B97-61/B2 chromosome 9, Criollo_cocoa_genome_V2, whole genome shotgun sequence DNA contains the following:
- the LOC18588169 gene encoding serine/threonine-protein kinase At5g01020: MTVKKVTWKSLMLSCYKNNNNSSDSGEKILKPCQFQRLSLTDVSDPNSQLSVDDLSTSLLGSNLHVFTFSELRVITHNFARCNLLGEGGFGPVYKGFIDDKLRPGLKAQPVAVKALDLDGFQGHREWLAEIIFLGQLRHPHLVKLVGYCYEEENRLLVYEYMPRGSLENQLFRRYSAALPWSTRMKIALGAAKGLAFLHEADKPVIYRDFKTSNILLDSDYNCKLSDFGLAKDGPEGEETHVTTRVIGTQGYAAPEYIMTGHLTTMSDVYSFGVVLLELLTGKRSMDNTRPSREQSLVEWARPLLRDLKRLDRLIDPRLEGQFSSKGAQRVAALAYKSLSHRPKPRPTMGDVVKILECLQGFEDEFVGPFVYVVPSETDDSKEFLAKKEIKTNEQEKDCSGENGRNPLRRSWRNRIKLPLSSVANSESPCSMSV; this comes from the exons ATGACTGTGAAGAAGGTCACATGGAAATCTCTCATGTTAAGCTGTTACAAGAACAACAACAACTCCTCTGATTCTGGCGAAAAGATTTTGAAGCCATGTCAATTCCAGAGACTATCCCTCACGGATGTAAGCGATCCCAACTCACAACTCTCTGTTGATGATCTCTCAACCTCTCTCCTTGGCTCAAATCTCCACGTCTTTACCTTCTCGGAGCTAAGAGTGATAACTCATAATTTCGCACGGTGTAATCTGCTGGGAGAAGGAGGGTTCGGACCAGTGTACAAGGGTTTTATTGATGACAAGCTTAGGCCTGGATTAAAGGCTCAACCGGTGGCTGTCAAGGCACTGGACTTGGATGGCTTTCAAGGTCATAGGGAGTGGCTG GCGGAGATAATCTTTCTGGGACAACTGAGGCATCCGCATCTTGTTAAGTTGGTTGGATATTGTTACGAAGAAGAGAACAGACTCCTAGTGTACGAATACATGCCAAGAGGAAGCCTAGAAAATCAACTATTTAGAA GGTATTCTGCTGCTTTACCGTGGTCAACCAGGATGAAAATTGCATTAGGAGCGGCAAAGGGCCTTGCCTTCCTACATGAAGCAGATAAACCAGTGATATACCGAGACTTTAAAACTTCAAACATCTTATTAGACTCT GATTACAATTGTAAACTATCAGATTTTGGGTTAGCAAAGGATGGTCCAGAAGGAGAAGAGACACATGTAACAACCCGAGTAATAGGCACACAAGGCTATGCTGCTCCAGAGTATATCATGACTG GTCACCTCACAACAATGAGTGACGTGTACAGCTTTGGAGTGGTTCTCTTAGAGCTGCTAACAGGAAAACGATCAATGGACAATACTCGCCCCAGTCGAGAGCAGAGTCTTGTAGAATGGGCAAGGCCACTTTTAAGGGACCTTAAAAGGCTTGACCGGCTTATAGACCCCAGACTCGAGGGACAATTTTCCAGCAAAGGGGCTCAAAGGGTAGCAGCATTGGCTTACAAATCCTTGAGCCACCGCCCAAAGCCAAGGCCTACAATGGGCGATGTGGTCAAGATCCTGGAGTGTCTACAGGGgtttgaggatgaatttgttGGACCATTTGTGTATGTGGTGCCAAGTGAAACTGATGATAGCAAGGAATTTTTGGCAAAGaaggaaattaaaacaaatgaaCAAGAGAAGGATTGCAGTGGAGAAAATGGACGCAATCCACTTCGACGTAGTTGGAGAAATCGGATCAAATTGCCTCTTTCTTCCGTAGCAAATTCCGAATCTCCATGTAGCATGAGCGTATGA
- the LOC18588170 gene encoding copper transporter 5.1, with product MMHMTFYWSRQVTLLFSSWRTESWLSYALTLLACVLASALYQYLEHVRYQVRRGGKPAEGTAEEPLLLQQKGAGSGNRGKWSVKKVVGGVLFGLSSALGYLLMLAIMSFNGGVFLAIVLGLTVGFLVSRNEEDDQIAGVNSTCACA from the coding sequence ATGATGCACATGACCTTTTACTGGAGCCGGCAGGTGACTCTCCTGTTCAGTTCCTGGCGGACCGAGTCATGGCTGAGTTACGCGTTGACTCTTCTGGCTTGTGTTTTGGCTTCTGCTTTATACCAGTACTTGGAGCACGTAAGGTATCAGGTCAGGCGGGGAGGGAAGCCGGCGGAGGGGACGGCTGAAGAACCGCTTTTGCTGCAGCAGAAGGGAGCTGGGTCTGGAAATAGAGGTAAGTGGTCGGTGAAGAAGGTCGTGGGAGGGGTGCTTTTTGGGTTGAGCTCGGCTTTAGGGTATTTGTTGATGCTGGCGATTATGTCGTTCAATGGAGGTGTGTTTCTGGCTATTGTTTTGGGCTTAACGGTTGGGTTTTTGGTGTCTAGGAATGAGGAGGATGATCAGATTGCTGGCGTTAATAGCACTTGTGCCTGTGCCTAA
- the LOC18588171 gene encoding uncharacterized protein LOC18588171 yields MAAAVSKDAKKMESVKHKNLQTEVEFAECDCCGLTEECTPAYIAHVREKFEGRWLCGLCSEAVKDETVRSEEDITTNEALDRHLKFCEQFKSSSPPANPAEDLISAMKHLLRRTLDSPRKSGPPSASFVRSKGCFSTLPNGEVRSEV; encoded by the coding sequence ATGGCTGCAGCGGTTTCCAAAGATGCAAAGAAAATGGAGTCCGTTAAGCACAAAAACCTCCAAACTGAAGTTGAGTTTGCAGAGTGTGATTGTTGCGGTTTAACTGAGGAGTGCACGCCAGCTTACATTGCTCACGTACGTGAAAAGTTTGAAGGGCGTTGGCTTTGCGGGCTTTGTTCGGAGGCCGTTAAAGACGAGACAGTTAGGTCTGAGGAAGATATTACAACTAACGAAGCGTTGGATAGACACCTGAAGTTTTGTGAGCAGTTCAAGTCTTCGAGTCCTCCAGCTAATCCTGCTGAGGATTTGATCTCTGCAATGAAACATTTGCTTCGAAGAACTTTGGATTCTCCGAGGAAAAGTGGACCACCATCTGCCTCGTTTGTTCGATCCAAAGGTTGCTTTTCCACTCTGCCAAATGGAGAAGTAAGGAGTGAGGTTTAA
- the LOC18588172 gene encoding polyadenylate-binding protein-interacting protein 7 isoform X2 translates to MSLLKKGTQISDTKLNTPSKVTTLNPNAAEFVPFSLRSPASSGSTSAADAAAKFATSGTIGKAVLDRSESSVSNNSDEEAHQFWRRQLPDDITPDFKVINEDDSQGIGSGSLSLAGLSLHDGSEASRFPASAGSGYAFGDQQELLQHYGNAKHWDKQLVNSDQLLGNGREGHPYDGNSRHGFVNDMLGEHTIIDDTEMNPVEFLASQFPGFAAESLAEVYFANSCDLNLTIEMLTQLELQVDGGFNQNLNSKTLSAPNLSTLDFPALTVSDGQSGPPKYAGDDLQHSANPYRTSDKENMLMFKSGSSLSSRGAIDFASAVRKMASQDSGIWKYDRNGSADSTVGSSRSSHALANTYSAAPGRGVHANRLQTRGSARSAPVWLETGDAVANLYSELREEARDHARLRNAYLEQAHQAFVIGNKALAKELSVKGQLHNMHMKAAHGKAQESIYRQRNPENVRGQERMIDLHGLHVSEAIHMLKHELSVLRSTARAADQRLQVYICVGTGHHTRGSRTPARLPVAVQRYLLEEECLDYTEPQPGLLRVVIY, encoded by the exons ATGAGCTTATTAAAGAAAGGGACCCAAATTAGTGACACCAAACTAAATACCCCTAGCAAGGTAACAACTTTGAATCCTAATGCTGCAGAGTTTGTTCCCTTTTCCCTTAGGTCACCAGCTTCTTCCGGAAGCACTAGCGCAGCTGATGCAGCAGCAAAATTTGCTACTTCTGGGACCATAGGAAAAGCAGTGCTTGATCGGTCAGAGTCTTCTGTTTCCAATAATTCTGATGAAGAGGCTCATCAGTTCTGGCGTCGCCAGCTGCCTGATGACATTACCCCAGACTTTAAGGTTATTAATGAGGATGATTCTCAAGGAATTGGGTCTGGGAGCCTCTCTTTAGCAGGTTTGTCCTTGCATGATGGTAGCGAAGCTTCAAGGTTTCCTGCTTCTGCTGGTAGTGGATATGCATTTGGTGATCAGCAGGAACTACTGCAGCATTATGGTAATG CCAAACATTGGGACAAACAACTTGTTAACAGTGATCAGCTACTTGGCAATGGGAGGGAGGGACATCCATATGATGGAAACTCTAGACATGGATTCGTCAATGATATGTTAGGTGAGCACACAATTATCGATGATACTGAAATGAACCCTGTGGAGTTTCTGGCGTCTCAATTCCCTGGATTTGCTGCTGAAAGCCTTGCTGAAGTTTATTTTGCCAATAGTTGTGACTTAAATCTGACTATTGAGATGCTCACTCAGCTTGAG CTTCAAGTTGATGGTGGTTTCAACCAGAATCTGAATTCAAAGACCTTGTCAGCTCCCAATCTGAGCACACTAGACTTTCCTGCGCTTACTGTGTCAGATGGTCAGAGTGGTCCTCCAAAATATGCAGGAGATGATCTTCAACACAGTGCCAATCCTTATCGAACTTCTGACAAGGAAAATATGCTTATGTTCAAGTCCGGTTCTTCCCTTTCATCTAGAGGTGCCATAGATTTTGCTTCAGCTGTCAGGAAAATGGCATCTCAAGATTCCGGAATATGGAAGTACGATAGAAATGGTTCTGCCGATTCAACTGTAGGCTCAAGTAGAAGTTCTCATGCGTTGGCTAATACCTACAGTGCTGCACCTGGAAGAGGGGTTCATGCTAATAGGTTGCAGACTCGTGGTTCAGCTCGATCTGCTCCTGTTTGGCTTGAAACTGGAGATGCAGTGG CAAATTTGTACTCTGAACTGCGTGAAGAAGCTCGAGACCATGCACGTTTACGTAATGCATACCTTGAACAG gCACATCAAGCATTTGTTATTGGCAATAAGGCTCTAGCAAAGGAACTTAGTGTGAAAGGGCAACTACATAATATGCATATGAAGGCAGCTCATGGAAAAGCTCAAGAGTCTATATATCGCCAGAG GAACCCAGAGAATGTCAGAGGGCAGGAGCGGATGATAGACCTGCATGGGTTGCATGTTAGTGAAGCCATTCACATGCTGAAGCATGAACTGTCGGTGCTCAGGAGCACAGCACGGGCAGCAGATCAGCGTCTGCAGGTTTACATATGTGTTGGAACTGGCCACCATACTAGGGGCTCTCGTACTCCAGCAAGACTTCCAGTTGCTGTACAGCGATATCTCCTTGAAGAAGAGTGCCTTGACTATACAGAACCACAGCCAGGGCTACTTCGAGTTGTGATATATTGA
- the LOC18588172 gene encoding polyadenylate-binding protein-interacting protein 7 isoform X1 has product MSLLKKGTQISDTKLNTPSKVTTLNPNAAEFVPFSLRSPASSGSTSAADAAAKFATSGTIGKAVLDRSESSVSNNSDEEAHQFWRRQLPDDITPDFKVINEDDSQGIGSGSLSLAGLSLHDGSEASRFPASAGSGYAFGDQQELLQHYGNGNNYAEKLRYPVSSYGEDPTSASFSHFPAKHWDKQLVNSDQLLGNGREGHPYDGNSRHGFVNDMLGEHTIIDDTEMNPVEFLASQFPGFAAESLAEVYFANSCDLNLTIEMLTQLELQVDGGFNQNLNSKTLSAPNLSTLDFPALTVSDGQSGPPKYAGDDLQHSANPYRTSDKENMLMFKSGSSLSSRGAIDFASAVRKMASQDSGIWKYDRNGSADSTVGSSRSSHALANTYSAAPGRGVHANRLQTRGSARSAPVWLETGDAVANLYSELREEARDHARLRNAYLEQAHQAFVIGNKALAKELSVKGQLHNMHMKAAHGKAQESIYRQRNPENVRGQERMIDLHGLHVSEAIHMLKHELSVLRSTARAADQRLQVYICVGTGHHTRGSRTPARLPVAVQRYLLEEECLDYTEPQPGLLRVVIY; this is encoded by the exons ATGAGCTTATTAAAGAAAGGGACCCAAATTAGTGACACCAAACTAAATACCCCTAGCAAGGTAACAACTTTGAATCCTAATGCTGCAGAGTTTGTTCCCTTTTCCCTTAGGTCACCAGCTTCTTCCGGAAGCACTAGCGCAGCTGATGCAGCAGCAAAATTTGCTACTTCTGGGACCATAGGAAAAGCAGTGCTTGATCGGTCAGAGTCTTCTGTTTCCAATAATTCTGATGAAGAGGCTCATCAGTTCTGGCGTCGCCAGCTGCCTGATGACATTACCCCAGACTTTAAGGTTATTAATGAGGATGATTCTCAAGGAATTGGGTCTGGGAGCCTCTCTTTAGCAGGTTTGTCCTTGCATGATGGTAGCGAAGCTTCAAGGTTTCCTGCTTCTGCTGGTAGTGGATATGCATTTGGTGATCAGCAGGAACTACTGCAGCATTATGGTAATGGTAATAACTATGCTGAAAAATTGAGATATCCTGTTTCGTCCTATGGAGAGGATCCTACTTCAGCTAGTTTTTCGCATTTTCCAGCCAAACATTGGGACAAACAACTTGTTAACAGTGATCAGCTACTTGGCAATGGGAGGGAGGGACATCCATATGATGGAAACTCTAGACATGGATTCGTCAATGATATGTTAGGTGAGCACACAATTATCGATGATACTGAAATGAACCCTGTGGAGTTTCTGGCGTCTCAATTCCCTGGATTTGCTGCTGAAAGCCTTGCTGAAGTTTATTTTGCCAATAGTTGTGACTTAAATCTGACTATTGAGATGCTCACTCAGCTTGAG CTTCAAGTTGATGGTGGTTTCAACCAGAATCTGAATTCAAAGACCTTGTCAGCTCCCAATCTGAGCACACTAGACTTTCCTGCGCTTACTGTGTCAGATGGTCAGAGTGGTCCTCCAAAATATGCAGGAGATGATCTTCAACACAGTGCCAATCCTTATCGAACTTCTGACAAGGAAAATATGCTTATGTTCAAGTCCGGTTCTTCCCTTTCATCTAGAGGTGCCATAGATTTTGCTTCAGCTGTCAGGAAAATGGCATCTCAAGATTCCGGAATATGGAAGTACGATAGAAATGGTTCTGCCGATTCAACTGTAGGCTCAAGTAGAAGTTCTCATGCGTTGGCTAATACCTACAGTGCTGCACCTGGAAGAGGGGTTCATGCTAATAGGTTGCAGACTCGTGGTTCAGCTCGATCTGCTCCTGTTTGGCTTGAAACTGGAGATGCAGTGG CAAATTTGTACTCTGAACTGCGTGAAGAAGCTCGAGACCATGCACGTTTACGTAATGCATACCTTGAACAG gCACATCAAGCATTTGTTATTGGCAATAAGGCTCTAGCAAAGGAACTTAGTGTGAAAGGGCAACTACATAATATGCATATGAAGGCAGCTCATGGAAAAGCTCAAGAGTCTATATATCGCCAGAG GAACCCAGAGAATGTCAGAGGGCAGGAGCGGATGATAGACCTGCATGGGTTGCATGTTAGTGAAGCCATTCACATGCTGAAGCATGAACTGTCGGTGCTCAGGAGCACAGCACGGGCAGCAGATCAGCGTCTGCAGGTTTACATATGTGTTGGAACTGGCCACCATACTAGGGGCTCTCGTACTCCAGCAAGACTTCCAGTTGCTGTACAGCGATATCTCCTTGAAGAAGAGTGCCTTGACTATACAGAACCACAGCCAGGGCTACTTCGAGTTGTGATATATTGA
- the LOC18588172 gene encoding polyadenylate-binding protein-interacting protein 7 isoform X3, with amino-acid sequence MSLLKKGTQISDTKLNTPSKVTTLNPNAAEFVPFSLRSPASSGSTSAADAAAKFATSGTIGKAVLDRSESSVSNNSDEEAHQFWRRQLPDDITPDFKVINEDDSQGIGSGSLSLAGLSLHDGSEASRFPASAGSGYAFGDQQELLQHYAKHWDKQLVNSDQLLGNGREGHPYDGNSRHGFVNDMLGEHTIIDDTEMNPVEFLASQFPGFAAESLAEVYFANSCDLNLTIEMLTQLELQVDGGFNQNLNSKTLSAPNLSTLDFPALTVSDGQSGPPKYAGDDLQHSANPYRTSDKENMLMFKSGSSLSSRGAIDFASAVRKMASQDSGIWKYDRNGSADSTVGSSRSSHALANTYSAAPGRGVHANRLQTRGSARSAPVWLETGDAVANLYSELREEARDHARLRNAYLEQAHQAFVIGNKALAKELSVKGQLHNMHMKAAHGKAQESIYRQRNPENVRGQERMIDLHGLHVSEAIHMLKHELSVLRSTARAADQRLQVYICVGTGHHTRGSRTPARLPVAVQRYLLEEECLDYTEPQPGLLRVVIY; translated from the exons ATGAGCTTATTAAAGAAAGGGACCCAAATTAGTGACACCAAACTAAATACCCCTAGCAAGGTAACAACTTTGAATCCTAATGCTGCAGAGTTTGTTCCCTTTTCCCTTAGGTCACCAGCTTCTTCCGGAAGCACTAGCGCAGCTGATGCAGCAGCAAAATTTGCTACTTCTGGGACCATAGGAAAAGCAGTGCTTGATCGGTCAGAGTCTTCTGTTTCCAATAATTCTGATGAAGAGGCTCATCAGTTCTGGCGTCGCCAGCTGCCTGATGACATTACCCCAGACTTTAAGGTTATTAATGAGGATGATTCTCAAGGAATTGGGTCTGGGAGCCTCTCTTTAGCAGGTTTGTCCTTGCATGATGGTAGCGAAGCTTCAAGGTTTCCTGCTTCTGCTGGTAGTGGATATGCATTTGGTGATCAGCAGGAACTACTGCAGCATTATG CCAAACATTGGGACAAACAACTTGTTAACAGTGATCAGCTACTTGGCAATGGGAGGGAGGGACATCCATATGATGGAAACTCTAGACATGGATTCGTCAATGATATGTTAGGTGAGCACACAATTATCGATGATACTGAAATGAACCCTGTGGAGTTTCTGGCGTCTCAATTCCCTGGATTTGCTGCTGAAAGCCTTGCTGAAGTTTATTTTGCCAATAGTTGTGACTTAAATCTGACTATTGAGATGCTCACTCAGCTTGAG CTTCAAGTTGATGGTGGTTTCAACCAGAATCTGAATTCAAAGACCTTGTCAGCTCCCAATCTGAGCACACTAGACTTTCCTGCGCTTACTGTGTCAGATGGTCAGAGTGGTCCTCCAAAATATGCAGGAGATGATCTTCAACACAGTGCCAATCCTTATCGAACTTCTGACAAGGAAAATATGCTTATGTTCAAGTCCGGTTCTTCCCTTTCATCTAGAGGTGCCATAGATTTTGCTTCAGCTGTCAGGAAAATGGCATCTCAAGATTCCGGAATATGGAAGTACGATAGAAATGGTTCTGCCGATTCAACTGTAGGCTCAAGTAGAAGTTCTCATGCGTTGGCTAATACCTACAGTGCTGCACCTGGAAGAGGGGTTCATGCTAATAGGTTGCAGACTCGTGGTTCAGCTCGATCTGCTCCTGTTTGGCTTGAAACTGGAGATGCAGTGG CAAATTTGTACTCTGAACTGCGTGAAGAAGCTCGAGACCATGCACGTTTACGTAATGCATACCTTGAACAG gCACATCAAGCATTTGTTATTGGCAATAAGGCTCTAGCAAAGGAACTTAGTGTGAAAGGGCAACTACATAATATGCATATGAAGGCAGCTCATGGAAAAGCTCAAGAGTCTATATATCGCCAGAG GAACCCAGAGAATGTCAGAGGGCAGGAGCGGATGATAGACCTGCATGGGTTGCATGTTAGTGAAGCCATTCACATGCTGAAGCATGAACTGTCGGTGCTCAGGAGCACAGCACGGGCAGCAGATCAGCGTCTGCAGGTTTACATATGTGTTGGAACTGGCCACCATACTAGGGGCTCTCGTACTCCAGCAAGACTTCCAGTTGCTGTACAGCGATATCTCCTTGAAGAAGAGTGCCTTGACTATACAGAACCACAGCCAGGGCTACTTCGAGTTGTGATATATTGA